ttttaagtaaGTTATTAAATCAGTTTtcaaattagatttttaaacataaatgtGAGTGATTAATTTGTAGCAGtttgaaatcattaaaaatgtAATGTGACAATTTTAAGCATTTCAGAATCtcataacaaaattaacataaattataaagacACATTAAAAAGTTCTCAAATGATTCTGTTGGTTCTGCATAAACAGAGAAATCCTCCTTCACAGCctaacataatttaatattaaaatcatttatttggATGAAGGGGCagtattttcaatttcaaatatgtACACAACTTGCAATACTATTTCCACTTATTTGacaacaaatgaaaaatttgttgcaGATATGTCTTTCTCTTTAGGAACTCATTATTGATTTGGATACCCATAGTTACTGGGACCAAGTACGAGGCCAAAAGCTCTCAACTTTGTTTGATTTTCTGGGAGATTTTCGAtcaatttggttttcttttgttgctgACCCAGATGGTTTCCTGCTAGGAACTGTGTCTTGGTTCCTGACTCCTATCTTCAGGTACCCATTTGATGGATCTTGTTGAAATTGAAGTTCTGACATTCATATGATGATTTTGGTTACTAGCTTTGATTGCCGAGGAAATGAAGGgaattatgtataattatagATCTTGCTTAAGCTTTTGTTCTGAAAACTTGTTTGGTTCTTAGTCAAAGTAACACAAGTAGTTGAGCATAATTGTTTTAACTAGACTTTTTGATTTTGCTATCTTTCTTTCTTGGTTTCTTCTATGCGAAGAGGtacacttcattcttctttGCGGTTAGTGATCCTCCTAACAGAATCGTATATATGAGCAAATTTAATACGTGTCTTTGTATTTGTTTCTCAGGCTTATGAGTTATCTGTAAAGTTCAGTTGAACTTCTTTGATCAATGAAGATGCTGCTGGTTTTCTAGCAGGAACTAGTTGCCAGAGGTGGTGTCAGTGGCATATTGATCAATGAAAGTATGCATTATTAGTGTTTTTATCGGATATGAGTAGATCTCCTTCCTTTAAAGTCAGAGAAGAACTTCTTCCCAGTCTTGATCCTGAGTCTTTACAGAGATGGATAGTTGGCTTTTGTGTTATAAGGTTTGATCTTGAACAAGGCCAGCTTGTAGAAGTATGTTATCCGCCTGGCTGTCTTACGAATGATGAAGAGCTGGAGATTGCATATAGTTCGTTTCCGGATTCCATTTCCCAGCAACAAAACCGCTCAAGCATTCATGATTGTATCTTCTTTTTCCGATTTCGTAGGCACCTCAAATCTCAAtccatagataaaaataatgttgGTGAAGAGTTATCCAGTACAAGCAGTGCTAATGTTTCTAAATACATGTATGGTTTTGTCTTTAATAGACAGATACATGATGAGAGGCTAAAGCGAGGAGGGGAGCAGAAGTCTGTGGTCGTTTTGTCCCACAGTCCTTATTCAAGTGTGTTTAGACCTTTATTACAGATTATAGGTCCCTTATATTTTGACTTTGGTAAGGTAGCACTGGAGCATATTGCAGCTTATGTTTCAGCATGGCCTGCTCCTGTTCCTGGAAAGCTAATGGATCTTCCGATTGGGAATGAAACCATTAAAGTGAACTTGCCACCTGTTCACTGCTTGCCTTTGGAAAATGGATTATCTTTTGATGAGTCTGCTTCTCCTGTGGCACCTTTACTTCCTAGTAATCAGTCTATTCCGCAGGGCCTTTTTCATGATGCAGATATTTTTGGTGCTTTCCGTGGCATCTTATTGCAGCTTTGGTTGTTATGGGAGTTGTTAGTcattggtgaaccaattctgaTCATTGCACCAACCCCTTCCCAGTGTTGTGAGGCCGTTGCCAGTCTTGTGAGTTTGATTGCACCATTACTTTGTAGTGTTGACTTCCGGCCTTATTTTACCATTCATGATCCTGAGTTTTCACACTTGAACTCAATTCGGGAAGGGGAAACCTTCCCTTCAATGGTTTTAGGGGTGacaaatcttttcttccttaaGGCTCTCAAGAAAATCCCCCACATTGTTTCAGTTGGAAGTCTCCATCCTAGTTCAAATAGGGTTGCCCTTTCAACTAGGTCTTCTGCTGGCAAAGTTTCTGGTAGACCTGATGGTGGGCTTCAACAACTTTACCTACAGAGCCTACAGAAGTTTTCTCCTTCAAGTTTACTGAATGCAATTAAGCTGCGGAGAGATGGTCCTCTTTGTCTCATGACAGAACATAAGGAAGCCATTTGGACTACATATTCTGCCATAACTAAGCCCGACACCTCTATTTTAAATAGGCTTGTAGATGCAGGCATGTCACCAAGAGTTGAGGAATCAATGTCAGTTGTTAACAATGAGATATTACGGCGGCATTTCTTGGAGCTCACAATTAATTTCTTGGCCCCTTTTGGTCCATATTTTAGGATCACAGCTCCATTGGAAGGATCTTCTCCTTATGTTGATCCTCCATCTTTGCCTCCATTTAGTGCTGATGAATTTCTTTCAAGTTTATCAACCAGAGGTCCAGGGAAGTtcattttgaagagaatgaagTCTAACTGGCTCAACTTCTACAggtaatgaattttatttgcaacagttttttatattaacttttgcTACCTACCTCTCAGTATCATATAGTATTTTACAGAGTGATCTTCCTCTAAAATTTTAGTTCCTCAGACTTCACTTATTAGATTTTTGATCCATGGTTCGTATGAATGTTCTTATCAGGCGGTTCCTGAATGGACCCAACTTCATGCCTTGGTTTCAGAGGAGGCGTGCTGTAGCTGAACGGGAACAAGATAGATTGTGGAGGCATTCAAGAATGAAAACTGATATGCAACAGCTTGTATCTAAAATGTCTGAGTTGGAAATTGTGGATTCCTTCAATGTTATAGAGAAACTTCTGCATAGAGAATTGCAGGTAGTGTATATAACCAATTGTTCATGTCTTTTGGTACTTTTTCCACACGAATATATgtctacatttattttaattaatgattattttcatTTGCTAATCAATATCTAATCTAATGTATTATGTAACAAATTTTGGTAGTGTATTATTAGAACTTGAACCATTTTTCTATTGGcaacttatttgttgttgggatcCAACGAGGTAAATGATCAAATCGAATATACCAAGACCGAAGTTATGAAAACTGGATGTCTTATTTTATCTCGGAGATTGTTGGGAAACAATCATAAATACTGTTAGAGTTCAGGCATGAATTTGGAGTTCCACGTTATGTAAAAAGACTATTTGAGGGAGAGAGTGTTAGAGTGAGTTTGGAGTCTAACATTATATAGAAACAGGCAAGTTGAACAAAATATAAGTGAGAAAATTCTACAAACTTATTGTCTTTAAAGTTTTGGATTAAGCATATTGCCAAATTCAGTCATGTAGTTGACTTGTGGTCCATTGACAAAGATCTCTCCTGAGTTTTCCTTCGAAGAACCCAATAAAACTTATCATTTGTTTCTTCATAGGGTAGACACGCCATTGCTAAGCTCAAG
This genomic stretch from Vigna radiata var. radiata cultivar VC1973A chromosome 7, Vradiata_ver6, whole genome shotgun sequence harbors:
- the LOC106769247 gene encoding protein DENND6A isoform X1, whose product is MSRSPSFKVREELLPSLDPESLQRWIVGFCVIRFDLEQGQLVEVCYPPGCLTNDEELEIAYSSFPDSISQQQNRSSIHDCIFFFRFRRHLKSQSIDKNNVGEELSSTSSANVSKYMYGFVFNRQIHDERLKRGGEQKSVVVLSHSPYSSVFRPLLQIIGPLYFDFGKVALEHIAAYVSAWPAPVPGKLMDLPIGNETIKVNLPPVHCLPLENGLSFDESASPVAPLLPSNQSIPQGLFHDADIFGAFRGILLQLWLLWELLVIGEPILIIAPTPSQCCEAVASLVSLIAPLLCSVDFRPYFTIHDPEFSHLNSIREGETFPSMVLGVTNLFFLKALKKIPHIVSVGSLHPSSNRVALSTRSSAGKVSGRPDGGLQQLYLQSLQKFSPSSLLNAIKLRRDGPLCLMTEHKEAIWTTYSAITKPDTSILNRLVDAGMSPRVEESMSVVNNEILRRHFLELTINFLAPFGPYFRITAPLEGSSPYVDPPSLPPFSADEFLSSLSTRGPGKFILKRMKSNWLNFYRRFLNGPNFMPWFQRRRAVAEREQDRLWRHSRMKTDMQQLVSKMSELEIVDSFNVIEKLLHRELQLQQPGNGDIDSTATCEKLMRDLQAVFSALTKDMQQIMLSNPERASLLQRIVN
- the LOC106769247 gene encoding protein DENND6A isoform X2; its protein translation is MSRSPSFKVREELLPSLDPESLQRWIVGFCVIRFDLEQGQLVEVCYPPGCLTNDEELEIAYSSFPDSISQQQNRSSIHDCIFFFRFRRHLKSQSIDKNNVGEELSSTSSANVSKYMYGFVFNRQIHDERLKRGGEQKSVVVLSHSPYSSVFRPLLQIIGPLYFDFGKVALEHIAAYVSAWPAPVPGKLMDLPIGNETIKVNLPPVHCLPLENGLSFDESASPVAPLLPSNQSIPQGLFHDADIFGAFRGILLQLWLLWELLVIGEPILIIAPTPSQCCEAVASLVSLIAPLLCSVDFRPYFTIHDPEFSHLNSIREGETFPSMVLGVTNLFFLKALKKIPHIVSVGSLHPSSNRVALSTRSSAGKVSGRPDGGLQQLYLQSLQKFSPSSLLNAIKLRRDGPLCLMTEHKEAIWTTYSAITKPDTSILNRLVDAGMSPRVEESMSVVNNEILRRHFLELTINFLAPFGPYFRITAPLEGSSPYVDPPSLPPFSADEFLSSLSTRGPGKFILKRMKSNWLNFYRRFLNGPNFMPWFQRRRAVAEREQDRLWRHSRMKTDMQQLVSKMSELEIVDSFNVIEKLLHRELQDIMCKT